Proteins co-encoded in one Sulfurimonas sp. HSL1-2 genomic window:
- a CDS encoding TrlF family AAA-like ATPase yields the protein MNFNRGSEWRKWDLHVHTPYSYLNNQFGDDFDEYVKTLFLNAITHQIAVIGITDYFSIEGYKKIKNEYLNNYEKLKSLFIEEQIRQIQTIKILPNIEFRLNKIIGTNRVNFHVIFSDDVSITDIEENFLHELEFIYEGNPQGSDEKWKLKIPNIKELGKKLIEEQPELGSSELFVGLKCAVVDDTQILDILKNKQSKFKDKYLIVVPSDEDLSVINWKSQDHNVRKVILQKADMLFASNPKTIKWGLGEFNETEEDYIKEFKSIKVCIWGSDAHGYENLFIPANNRFTWIKANPNFVGLKQVVNEPRERVFLGENPPKRQTVLLNKSKYISKVKITKTSASRLSDLWFDNELDINPGLVAIIGNKGNGKSALADIIALTGNAQLINHTDYVFLTKEKFRRNGLAKNFEATLLWEDKDQSTVNLDETFKIDEIERVKYLPQKYIETICTSENYEDFQDEINKVVFSHIDEEEKLGKQNLSKLISEKTDAVKERRERLGENIKNLFDSLIALRTDYSDLEMKKVENALREKNKEIDEHEEYKNENIIEVKKPEDDEQVQDEQKKQFKKITRLNKHALTLESFKEKLQNQLKEYVVQKNILENTLQSLKQEVESFKERLQEVNQKFFEAKIEMDIDQMVTLSFDTSLIDSKIETITKTIGARKVKIAVVDQMLEKKKVDIDGLTNALSEVQQAYQKYVEQMQQWEAKKREFIAQKNRIEERIIFKKEKLPAKVFKIKRDLLQAYFQLHDTYKQELAIYEELYKPVLQFIEDEKKKTNATKGFIEFTTNLVFKKKEFTSKLLDFFDNRRKRFDDKDVIELIDEHNLFDAKSMRRLLQRIENIINDKKPIEQQFRDYKKTLDFYVVLWDMSYVAIEYDIKLDGKTVSQLSPGERGALLIIFYLLIDKGDIPLIIDQPEDNLDNESVFEYLVPYIKRAKQRRQIIIVTHNPNIAVVSDAEQIIYSKIDKANKNEVSYVLGAIEAKEINEKIVEVLEGTFPAFDNRTRKYYRTVNV from the coding sequence ATGAATTTTAATCGAGGTTCTGAATGGCGCAAATGGGATTTACATGTACATACACCTTATTCATACTTAAATAATCAATTTGGTGATGACTTTGATGAGTATGTAAAAACTCTCTTTCTAAACGCCATAACACATCAAATCGCTGTGATAGGAATAACTGATTATTTTTCAATAGAAGGTTATAAAAAGATCAAAAATGAGTATTTGAATAATTATGAAAAACTCAAATCTCTTTTTATAGAAGAACAGATTAGACAGATTCAAACTATAAAAATACTTCCCAATATAGAGTTTAGGCTCAACAAAATAATTGGTACGAATAGAGTAAATTTTCATGTAATTTTTTCAGATGATGTTTCAATCACAGATATAGAAGAAAACTTTTTACATGAGTTAGAGTTTATCTATGAAGGCAATCCTCAAGGTAGTGATGAGAAGTGGAAATTAAAGATTCCAAATATTAAAGAGCTTGGCAAAAAACTAATAGAAGAACAACCTGAATTAGGAAGTAGTGAATTATTTGTAGGACTAAAATGTGCCGTCGTTGATGATACTCAGATACTTGACATTTTAAAGAATAAGCAATCTAAATTCAAAGATAAGTATTTGATTGTAGTCCCTTCTGACGAAGACCTTAGTGTAATAAACTGGAAAAGCCAAGATCACAATGTACGAAAAGTAATTTTGCAAAAAGCCGATATGCTTTTCGCTTCTAATCCTAAAACTATTAAGTGGGGTCTTGGTGAATTCAATGAAACTGAAGAAGATTACATCAAAGAGTTCAAAAGTATCAAAGTATGCATATGGGGTTCCGATGCGCATGGCTATGAGAACTTATTCATACCAGCGAATAATAGATTCACATGGATAAAAGCTAACCCAAATTTTGTAGGTCTAAAGCAAGTTGTAAATGAACCAAGAGAACGGGTGTTTCTTGGAGAGAATCCCCCAAAAAGACAAACGGTTTTACTAAATAAATCTAAATATATCTCAAAAGTTAAAATCACGAAAACTTCAGCAAGTCGCTTATCTGATTTGTGGTTCGACAACGAACTCGATATCAATCCCGGCCTTGTTGCCATCATTGGTAATAAAGGCAATGGGAAAAGTGCTTTGGCCGATATTATTGCTTTGACTGGTAATGCACAGTTAATTAATCATACGGATTATGTGTTCTTGACAAAAGAAAAATTTAGACGAAATGGCTTGGCAAAAAATTTTGAGGCAACACTTTTGTGGGAGGATAAAGACCAAAGTACAGTTAATTTGGATGAGACTTTTAAAATTGACGAAATTGAGAGAGTCAAGTACTTGCCTCAAAAATATATTGAAACAATCTGTACTAGTGAAAACTATGAAGATTTTCAAGATGAAATAAACAAAGTAGTCTTTTCTCACATAGATGAGGAAGAAAAGCTCGGAAAACAGAACTTAAGCAAATTGATTTCAGAAAAGACTGACGCGGTAAAAGAACGAAGAGAACGACTTGGTGAAAACATAAAAAATTTATTTGATTCATTAATTGCCTTAAGAACAGACTATAGCGACCTTGAGATGAAAAAGGTTGAAAATGCTTTGAGGGAAAAGAATAAAGAAATAGACGAACATGAAGAGTACAAGAATGAAAACATCATTGAAGTAAAAAAACCCGAAGATGATGAACAGGTTCAGGACGAACAAAAAAAACAGTTCAAAAAGATCACTAGGTTAAATAAACATGCACTAACTTTGGAAAGCTTCAAAGAGAAACTGCAAAATCAATTAAAAGAATATGTAGTACAAAAAAATATTCTTGAAAACACTTTACAAAGTTTAAAACAAGAAGTTGAAAGTTTCAAAGAACGCTTACAAGAAGTAAATCAGAAATTTTTCGAGGCCAAGATTGAAATGGACATAGATCAAATGGTGACGCTCTCTTTCGATACTAGTTTGATTGATTCAAAAATTGAAACCATTACTAAAACCATTGGTGCTCGGAAGGTGAAGATTGCAGTCGTCGATCAAATGCTTGAGAAGAAAAAAGTTGATATTGATGGTCTGACAAATGCCCTGAGTGAAGTACAGCAAGCATATCAAAAATATGTCGAGCAAATGCAACAGTGGGAAGCGAAAAAGCGTGAGTTCATTGCTCAAAAAAACAGGATAGAAGAAAGAATTATATTTAAGAAAGAGAAACTTCCTGCAAAGGTTTTTAAAATCAAGCGTGATTTATTGCAGGCGTATTTTCAACTTCATGACACATATAAACAAGAATTAGCTATATACGAAGAGTTGTACAAGCCAGTCCTACAGTTCATTGAAGATGAGAAAAAAAAGACGAATGCCACAAAAGGCTTTATAGAATTTACAACCAATTTAGTATTTAAGAAGAAGGAATTTACAAGTAAGCTGCTTGACTTTTTTGATAATAGACGAAAAAGATTTGACGATAAAGATGTGATTGAACTTATTGATGAGCATAACCTCTTTGATGCAAAAAGCATGCGCCGTTTATTGCAAAGAATTGAAAACATAATAAATGACAAAAAACCTATAGAACAGCAATTTAGAGATTACAAAAAAACATTAGATTTTTATGTCGTATTATGGGATATGAGCTATGTTGCTATTGAATACGACATCAAGTTAGATGGCAAGACAGTTAGTCAACTGTCACCTGGTGAGAGAGGTGCGTTACTGATCATTTTTTACTTGTTGATTGACAAAGGTGACATACCGCTAATTATTGATCAGCCCGAAGATAATTTGGACAATGAATCTGTTTTTGAATATTTAGTGCCATATATCAAACGTGCAAAACAAAGAAGACAAATTATTATTGTCACACATAACCCGAATATTGCAGTTGTATCAGATGCAGAACAAATCATATACTCTAAAATCGATAAAGCAAACAAAAACGAGGTCTCATATGTGTTAGGAGCAATTGAAGCTAAAGAAATTAACGAAAAAATAGTTGAGGTGCTTGAGGGGACATTCCCTGCATTTGATAATCGAACGAGAAAATATTATAGGACAGTCAATGTCTAA
- a CDS encoding thioredoxin family protein, producing MLELTKENYDNTVDGSEIVIIDCWQNFCAPCAQFAPIFEKTSEKYPEITFTKLNSQVETSISDHFFISSTPTTVIMKEKTVVFKKPGVFSEEELVEIIEEIKTMDMEEFRAAKAAEKAARRAARQQK from the coding sequence ATGCTCGAATTGACAAAAGAGAATTACGATAATACCGTTGACGGCAGCGAGATTGTGATCATAGATTGCTGGCAAAATTTTTGTGCACCGTGCGCACAGTTTGCCCCTATCTTTGAAAAGACGTCTGAAAAATACCCCGAGATCACCTTCACTAAGCTCAATTCCCAGGTGGAAACGAGTATTTCGGATCATTTCTTTATCTCAAGCACGCCGACAACGGTGATCATGAAGGAGAAAACGGTCGTTTTCAAAAAACCGGGCGTATTTTCGGAAGAGGAGCTTGTCGAAATTATCGAAGAGATAAAAACGATGGATATGGAAGAGTTCCGCGCGGCAAAAGCAGCGGAAAAAGCAGCGAGAAGGGCGGCACGCCAGCAAAAATAG
- a CDS encoding rhodanese-like domain-containing protein codes for MLNFGPFKSLSTKEFQKKKEEGFTVIDIRRAEEWEEDGIIEGSHKITFFDAMGGFDIDAFLESFSKVVTTKEQPFVMVCAHASRTKVACEIMGSKLGYKNVYELDGGINWGWIDKGLETV; via the coding sequence GTGTTAAATTTCGGACCGTTCAAGTCGCTCTCGACCAAGGAGTTCCAGAAGAAAAAAGAGGAAGGCTTCACTGTCATCGACATCAGAAGAGCCGAAGAGTGGGAAGAAGACGGCATCATCGAAGGGAGCCACAAGATCACCTTTTTTGACGCGATGGGCGGCTTCGACATCGACGCCTTCCTGGAGTCGTTTTCGAAGGTCGTGACGACGAAGGAACAGCCTTTTGTCATGGTCTGCGCCCATGCCAGCCGGACGAAAGTCGCCTGTGAGATTATGGGTTCGAAACTGGGCTACAAAAATGTCTATGAGCTCGACGGCGGGATCAACTGGGGCTGGATCGACAAAGGTCTGGAAACGGTCTAG